Proteins encoded together in one Microbacterium sp. zg-Y625 window:
- a CDS encoding DUF2277 domain-containing protein → MCRNIHTLHNFEPAATDDEVHAAALQYVRKIAGTAKPSKANQQAFDRAVADVEHATRHLLADLVAVAPPKNREDEAAKARARAEKAGRYAPRVA, encoded by the coding sequence ATGTGCCGCAACATCCACACTCTGCACAACTTCGAACCCGCCGCCACCGATGACGAGGTGCACGCCGCCGCGCTGCAGTATGTGCGCAAGATCGCCGGCACGGCGAAGCCCTCCAAGGCCAATCAACAGGCCTTCGACCGCGCCGTCGCCGACGTGGAGCATGCGACGCGGCATCTGCTGGCCGATCTCGTCGCCGTGGCGCCGCCGAAGAATCGCGAGGACGAAGCGGCCAAGGCGCGCGCCCGGGCGGAGAAGGCAGGACGCTACGCGCCGCGCGTGGCCTGA
- a CDS encoding alpha/beta fold hydrolase, protein MAEPAPNDPDGKVTVFTHDAAQLVVEASGTGARTFLLVHGIGMGRGVFGDLIEHLEPHGRVLAVDLPGFGAAEEPPRVPSIERLADLVGAYLRQHEPADRELVAIGHSMGTQVVTELAARHPSLVDRVVLVAPTVDAAARGALPQLGRLALDLLVESPKVLILGAREYLRAGPHLRRKTRAMLAHRPERSYPKVAAPALVIRGENDVVCPRAWCARVATALRTRVVEIPGHGHETMIRDAAPAARAILAELGVQPVET, encoded by the coding sequence GTGGCAGAACCGGCACCGAACGACCCCGACGGCAAGGTGACCGTGTTCACCCACGACGCAGCGCAGCTGGTCGTCGAGGCGAGCGGCACGGGGGCGCGCACATTCCTGCTCGTGCACGGCATCGGCATGGGCCGCGGCGTCTTCGGCGACCTCATCGAGCACCTCGAGCCGCACGGACGGGTGCTGGCGGTGGACCTGCCGGGGTTCGGCGCGGCCGAGGAGCCGCCGCGCGTGCCGTCGATCGAAAGGCTCGCCGATCTGGTCGGCGCCTACCTGCGTCAGCACGAGCCGGCCGACCGCGAGCTCGTCGCCATCGGCCACTCGATGGGCACGCAGGTCGTCACGGAGCTGGCGGCGCGGCATCCCTCACTCGTCGATCGCGTCGTGCTTGTCGCTCCGACGGTGGATGCCGCAGCCCGAGGCGCCCTGCCGCAGCTGGGCCGCCTGGCGCTGGACCTGCTCGTGGAGAGTCCGAAGGTGCTGATCCTCGGAGCCCGCGAGTACCTGCGCGCGGGACCGCACCTGCGGCGCAAGACCCGGGCGATGCTCGCGCACCGCCCGGAGCGCTCCTACCCGAAGGTCGCGGCCCCCGCGCTGGTCATCCGCGGCGAGAACGACGTCGTGTGCCCCCGGGCGTGGTGCGCCAGGGTGGCAACGGCGCTGCGCACCAGGGTCGTCGAGATTCCCGGCCACGGCCACGAGACGATGATCCGCGACGCGGCCCCCGCCGCCCGCGCGATTCTCGCCGAGCTCGGCGTTCAGCCCGTAGAGACCTGA
- a CDS encoding GNAT family N-acetyltransferase codes for MKDLRFENQADASRWALLRGDELLSVLDYRDDGRTIAMTRAYTVPTHRGHGYAGDVVSRAVAEIEARGDRTVIPTCWYVADWFEGHPEHRGILRTARTA; via the coding sequence ATGAAGGACCTGCGCTTCGAGAATCAGGCCGATGCGTCCCGATGGGCCCTGCTGCGCGGCGACGAGCTGCTGAGCGTGCTGGACTACCGCGACGACGGCCGCACCATCGCCATGACCCGCGCCTACACGGTGCCCACGCACCGCGGCCACGGCTATGCCGGCGACGTGGTGTCACGCGCCGTCGCCGAGATCGAGGCCCGCGGCGACCGCACCGTGATCCCCACCTGCTGGTACGTCGCCGACTGGTTCGAGGGGCACCCCGAGCACCGCGGCATCCTGCGCACCGCCCGCACCGCCTGA
- a CDS encoding winged helix-turn-helix domain-containing protein: protein MSNIALLDRPTTARHLRAVEDVAPAAARPSAATARPSAEPAAPPAARPVPAGTAPRGFALYVGINELKAAQDGVSLSALVAALRRTLGELAPHAETYATVALAPAGAGGRDVDVVRLALHEPSAVARTQQDEPDEDAAPGGVTVDISRKRVLIDGASAAFTFKEFELLQYLVLREGRTIERAELVSSLWQGTGDDETPGERTIDVHVRRLRAKLGRYEDIVRTVRGVGYRFDRHADVVIRYGHGSPSPDRF, encoded by the coding sequence ATGTCGAACATCGCCCTTCTGGACCGCCCGACCACCGCCCGTCACCTTCGCGCCGTCGAAGACGTCGCCCCGGCTGCCGCTCGCCCGTCCGCCGCGACCGCTCGCCCGTCCGCGGAGCCTGCCGCACCGCCGGCGGCCCGGCCCGTCCCCGCCGGCACCGCGCCGCGCGGCTTCGCCCTGTACGTCGGCATCAACGAGCTCAAGGCCGCGCAGGACGGCGTGTCGTTGTCCGCGCTCGTTGCCGCCCTGCGCCGCACGCTCGGCGAGCTGGCGCCCCACGCCGAGACCTACGCCACCGTCGCCCTCGCCCCCGCCGGGGCGGGTGGCCGCGACGTCGACGTCGTGCGGCTGGCGCTGCACGAGCCGAGCGCCGTCGCGCGCACCCAGCAGGACGAGCCCGACGAGGATGCCGCGCCGGGCGGTGTGACCGTCGACATCTCCCGCAAGCGGGTACTCATCGACGGCGCGTCCGCCGCGTTCACCTTCAAGGAGTTCGAGCTGCTGCAGTACCTGGTGCTGCGAGAGGGCCGCACGATCGAGCGCGCCGAGCTCGTCTCGTCGCTCTGGCAGGGCACGGGCGACGACGAGACCCCCGGCGAGCGCACGATCGACGTGCACGTGCGGCGCCTGCGCGCGAAGCTCGGCCGCTACGAGGACATCGTCCGCACGGTGCGGGGTGTCGGCTACCGGTTCGACCGGCACGCCGACGTCGTGATCCGCTACGGCCACGGCAGCCCCTCCCCCGACCGCTTCTGA
- a CDS encoding DNA-3-methyladenine glycosylase family protein encodes MTTVQARGMPRAAATPAPAPAALPDARPIETEYRPRVPIDAARAIRYQRHGAGDPTFAVDGSVLWRASRTPEGVATLAIRTGRDRIRAAAWGPGAEWALHQLPALCGGLDDPTGFDAGRHPLIAEVHRRHPDLRIGRTDLVFDALASAIVEQKVTVMQAFGAWRSLVTWFGERAPGPTPKPMFAPPTIEGWRRIPSWAWHRAGVEPPQARTVVEAARRGDSLIAAVMAAGGGEAVDRILMSLRGIGVWTSAETRIRALGDPDAVSVADYHLAHEVGNALTGHRVDDDGMLELLEPWAGHRQRVIRLIYASGVREQRRGPRLHPEDHRDR; translated from the coding sequence ATGACCACGGTGCAGGCGCGAGGGATGCCGCGAGCGGCAGCGACCCCGGCTCCGGCCCCGGCTGCTCTCCCCGACGCGCGACCCATCGAGACCGAGTACCGGCCGCGCGTGCCCATCGATGCGGCGCGGGCGATCCGCTACCAGCGCCACGGCGCCGGTGATCCGACCTTCGCCGTTGACGGGTCGGTACTGTGGCGGGCCAGCCGCACGCCGGAGGGCGTCGCCACCCTCGCGATCCGCACCGGCCGCGACCGCATCCGGGCAGCGGCGTGGGGGCCTGGAGCCGAGTGGGCGCTGCACCAGCTGCCGGCGCTGTGCGGCGGGCTCGACGACCCCACCGGCTTCGACGCCGGGCGGCATCCCCTCATCGCCGAGGTGCACCGGCGCCACCCCGACCTGCGCATCGGCCGAACCGACCTGGTCTTCGACGCGCTCGCGAGCGCGATCGTCGAGCAGAAGGTCACGGTCATGCAGGCGTTCGGCGCGTGGCGCTCGCTGGTCACCTGGTTCGGGGAGCGGGCGCCCGGCCCCACCCCGAAACCCATGTTCGCGCCGCCGACGATCGAGGGCTGGCGGCGCATCCCGAGCTGGGCTTGGCACCGCGCCGGCGTCGAGCCGCCGCAGGCCCGCACGGTGGTTGAGGCCGCCCGGCGCGGCGATTCCCTGATCGCGGCGGTCATGGCGGCCGGCGGTGGCGAGGCCGTCGACCGCATCCTCATGAGCCTGCGGGGCATCGGCGTCTGGACCTCCGCGGAGACCCGTATCCGCGCCCTCGGCGACCCCGACGCCGTCAGCGTCGCCGACTATCACCTCGCCCACGAGGTGGGCAACGCCCTGACCGGCCATCGCGTCGACGACGACGGGATGCTGGAGCTTCTCGAACCCTGGGCCGGCCACCGCCAGCGCGTGATCCGGCTCATCTACGCCAGCGGCGTGCGCGAGCAGCGCCGCGGCCCGCGTCTGCACCCCGAGGACCACCGCGACCGCTGA
- a CDS encoding VOC family protein: MAALNPYLSFRDQARTAMTFYQGVFGGDLQISTFGEFEGMAQDPAERDLVMHAQLTTPDGFVLMGSDTPRMLPYAAPAGMAVSVSGDDEGRLQGFWDALADGGTVTLPFEPPPWGGRFGMLSDRFGVPWMVAVNAPS; the protein is encoded by the coding sequence ATGGCCGCCCTCAACCCCTACCTGTCGTTCCGCGACCAGGCCCGTACCGCCATGACGTTCTACCAGGGCGTCTTCGGCGGCGACCTGCAGATCTCGACGTTCGGCGAGTTCGAGGGCATGGCGCAGGACCCCGCCGAGCGGGACCTCGTCATGCACGCCCAGCTCACCACGCCCGACGGCTTCGTGCTCATGGGCTCGGACACGCCCCGCATGCTCCCCTACGCCGCACCGGCGGGCATGGCCGTATCGGTCAGCGGCGACGACGAGGGGCGGCTGCAGGGCTTCTGGGACGCCCTGGCCGACGGCGGCACCGTGACCCTGCCTTTCGAACCGCCGCCCTGGGGTGGCCGCTTCGGCATGCTGAGCGATCGATTCGGCGTCCCCTGGATGGTGGCGGTGAACGCACCGTCGTGA
- a CDS encoding iron ABC transporter ATP-binding protein: MIVLDGVTKRYNRQTVLDDVSITLGAEGVTALIGPNGAGKSTLFALVGRLIAADAGTVTVDGMDVRTASSAELAKTLAVLRQDNHIAARLTVQDLVEFGRFPHSKGRLTVEDREQIDRAIAYLDLEAFRSRFLDELSGGQRQRAFIAMVLAQDTKYVLLDEPLNNLDVRHMTEIMKLVRRMADELGKVVVVVLHDINFAATYSDRIVAMRDGRVVADAPVAEIMRPEVLGEVYETPVDVREIDGRPVALYYS, encoded by the coding sequence ATGATCGTGCTCGACGGCGTCACCAAGCGCTACAACCGGCAGACCGTGCTCGACGACGTGTCGATCACCCTCGGTGCGGAGGGCGTGACGGCGCTCATCGGACCCAACGGCGCCGGCAAGTCGACGCTGTTCGCGCTGGTCGGCCGGCTCATCGCGGCGGATGCCGGCACCGTCACCGTCGACGGCATGGATGTGCGCACCGCCTCGTCGGCGGAGCTCGCCAAGACCCTCGCGGTGCTGCGGCAGGACAACCACATCGCCGCGCGCCTGACGGTGCAGGACCTCGTGGAGTTCGGGCGCTTCCCCCACTCGAAGGGGCGCCTGACGGTGGAGGACCGCGAGCAGATCGACCGAGCCATCGCCTACCTCGATCTCGAGGCCTTCCGCAGCCGGTTCCTCGACGAGCTCTCCGGCGGTCAGCGTCAGCGCGCGTTCATCGCGATGGTGCTCGCCCAGGACACCAAGTACGTGCTGCTGGACGAACCCCTCAACAACCTCGACGTACGGCACATGACCGAGATCATGAAGCTCGTGCGGCGCATGGCCGACGAGCTCGGCAAGGTCGTGGTGGTCGTGCTGCACGACATCAACTTCGCGGCGACCTACTCCGACCGCATCGTGGCGATGCGCGACGGCCGTGTCGTCGCCGACGCCCCGGTCGCCGAGATCATGCGGCCCGAGGTGCTCGGCGAGGTGTACGAGACGCCGGTGGACGTGCGGGAGATCGACGGCCGCCCGGTCGCGCTGTACTACTCCTAG
- a CDS encoding iron chelate uptake ABC transporter family permease subunit has product MRTDLAPRHSDATPAEGGRGIRARAASAWARPGLRLAALAVVVVVLIALYLFTAVPGSLAFALKIRSASVVAMVVVAVAVGVSTVVFHTITQNRILTPSIMGFDAFYLLISTVIVFTLGSTAFLRTDPVVLWLVQVAVMVAFSVFLFTWLFGGKRRSIHLMLLVGIVLGTFFRSFTEWMQRMLDPLDFQVLTDTAFASLTRPDETLLLLTGILVLLGCLAVVPLLNTLDVLTLGEPAAVGLGVNHKRVIMALFAIVSVMVAASTALVGPILFFGLIVANLAYSYAGTFRHRWALPTAALLGVLCLVGGQLLLERVFAFGASLSIVIEFAGGLFFLYLVLRKGAR; this is encoded by the coding sequence GTGCGCACTGATCTCGCTCCGCGGCACAGCGATGCCACCCCGGCCGAGGGCGGTCGCGGCATCCGCGCGCGCGCAGCCTCGGCGTGGGCCCGCCCCGGCCTGCGGCTGGCCGCGCTCGCCGTGGTCGTCGTCGTGCTCATCGCCCTGTACCTCTTCACCGCGGTCCCGGGGTCCCTCGCCTTCGCCCTGAAGATCCGCAGCGCCAGCGTCGTGGCGATGGTCGTCGTCGCGGTGGCCGTGGGTGTGTCGACGGTCGTCTTCCACACCATCACGCAGAACCGCATCCTGACGCCCTCGATCATGGGCTTCGACGCGTTCTACCTGCTGATCTCCACGGTCATCGTCTTCACCCTCGGATCCACAGCGTTCCTGCGCACCGATCCCGTCGTGCTGTGGCTGGTGCAGGTGGCCGTCATGGTCGCCTTCAGCGTCTTCCTCTTCACCTGGCTTTTCGGGGGCAAGCGACGCTCGATCCACCTCATGCTGCTCGTGGGGATCGTGCTGGGCACCTTCTTCCGCAGCTTCACGGAGTGGATGCAGCGGATGCTGGACCCGCTGGACTTCCAGGTGCTCACCGACACCGCCTTCGCCTCGCTCACCCGGCCGGACGAGACGCTGCTGCTGCTCACCGGAATCCTGGTCCTCCTCGGCTGCCTGGCCGTCGTGCCGCTGCTGAACACCCTCGACGTCCTCACCCTGGGGGAGCCCGCCGCGGTGGGACTGGGCGTCAACCACAAGCGGGTCATCATGGCCCTCTTCGCGATCGTGTCGGTGATGGTCGCGGCATCCACCGCACTCGTCGGACCGATCCTCTTCTTCGGACTCATCGTCGCCAACCTCGCGTACTCGTACGCCGGAACGTTCCGTCACCGATGGGCCCTCCCGACCGCCGCCCTTCTCGGCGTGCTGTGCCTGGTCGGCGGGCAGCTGCTGCTCGAGCGCGTCTTCGCGTTCGGTGCGAGCCTGTCGATCGTGATCGAGTTCGCCGGGGGCCTGTTCTTCCTCTACCTCGTGCTGCGAAAGGGGGCACGATGA
- a CDS encoding ABC transporter permease codes for MTATLSAPTSAPTRTRPRRTWVGALIGVALVVLAAASLFIGVSDVSPTALVEGGADSDAAFLLVASRIPRTVAVLLVGASLGIAGLILQMLVRNKFVEPGTTGVTEFATLGMLVAILLWPGMAMMGKMGIAALFGLIGTWVFMRVIRAVPVRQLVLVPLVGIMLGGIVGAVTTFFAYRLDLLQSLSQWAQGSFATIMAGRYEYVWVAGVMVVVAWIAADRFSVIGLGEDFATNLGLDYRRVVGIGMVVVAVITAAVLVTAGMIPFLGLVVPNIVSLIIGDNVRRSIPWVAGLGALFVIACDILARVIRFPYEIPLSVIVGVIGAGLFLWLLLRKGSRAH; via the coding sequence GTGACCGCAACATTGTCTGCGCCGACGAGCGCTCCCACCCGCACCCGCCCCCGGCGGACGTGGGTGGGGGCGCTCATCGGCGTCGCCCTCGTCGTGCTCGCCGCCGCGAGCCTGTTCATCGGCGTCTCGGACGTGTCTCCGACGGCGCTTGTGGAGGGCGGCGCCGACAGCGACGCCGCGTTCCTGCTGGTGGCCAGCCGCATCCCCCGCACGGTCGCGGTGCTCCTCGTCGGCGCATCGCTCGGCATCGCCGGACTCATCCTGCAGATGCTGGTGCGCAACAAGTTCGTCGAGCCGGGGACGACCGGCGTGACCGAGTTCGCGACGCTCGGGATGCTCGTGGCGATCCTCTTGTGGCCGGGCATGGCGATGATGGGCAAGATGGGCATCGCCGCCCTCTTCGGGCTCATCGGCACGTGGGTGTTCATGCGGGTCATCCGCGCCGTCCCGGTTCGTCAGCTGGTGCTGGTGCCGCTGGTGGGCATCATGCTCGGCGGCATCGTCGGCGCCGTGACGACCTTCTTCGCCTACCGGCTGGACCTCCTGCAGTCGCTGTCGCAGTGGGCGCAGGGGAGCTTCGCCACCATCATGGCGGGCCGCTACGAGTACGTCTGGGTCGCCGGTGTCATGGTCGTCGTGGCATGGATCGCCGCCGACCGGTTCAGCGTCATCGGCCTGGGCGAGGACTTCGCCACGAACCTGGGGCTCGACTACCGCCGCGTCGTCGGGATCGGCATGGTCGTCGTCGCCGTCATCACGGCGGCGGTGCTCGTGACGGCGGGCATGATCCCGTTCCTCGGGCTCGTGGTCCCCAACATCGTGAGCCTCATCATCGGCGACAACGTCCGCCGCTCGATCCCGTGGGTAGCCGGCCTCGGCGCGCTGTTCGTGATCGCGTGCGACATCCTCGCCCGGGTCATCCGCTTCCCCTATGAGATCCCGCTGTCGGTCATCGTGGGGGTCATCGGGGCGGGCCTGTTCCTCTGGCTCCTCCTGCGGAAGGGCAGCCGTGCGCACTGA
- a CDS encoding siderophore ABC transporter substrate-binding protein, whose amino-acid sequence MSTTRPLIAASLALVTAAALTGCATGTEEVAADAPAASDAGTVTFSWDRNTAGEDEEPAYEETTVEVPKNPETIVVFDMASLDTIGALGAEVAGAPLDSVPDYLQEHLADDAFNAGTLFEADLVAIEAQQPDLIVIGGRSAGLFEDLNEIAPTVDLSIAGSFEETLERNTTFLGEVLGAEDEAAEALAQLEDGIAEARAVTVDAGTGLGLMVSGGRLNAMAPSEGDATGRNARGGLIYDVFGVEPVVEDVKGATHGEPVSFEFLLEHNPDYLWVVDRDAATAAEGAQAAATVLDNDIVNQTTAFQNDQIVYLDPTAWYIVFGGIQTTQIMIDDVLQIAE is encoded by the coding sequence ATGAGCACGACCCGCCCGCTGATCGCGGCATCCCTCGCCCTCGTCACCGCCGCGGCCCTCACCGGCTGCGCCACCGGAACGGAAGAGGTCGCGGCCGATGCGCCTGCCGCCTCCGACGCCGGCACGGTGACCTTCTCGTGGGACCGCAACACCGCCGGTGAGGACGAGGAGCCCGCGTACGAGGAGACGACCGTCGAGGTTCCCAAGAACCCCGAGACCATCGTCGTGTTCGACATGGCGAGCCTCGACACCATCGGTGCGCTCGGCGCTGAGGTCGCGGGCGCACCGCTGGACTCCGTGCCCGACTACCTGCAGGAGCACCTCGCCGACGACGCGTTCAACGCCGGCACGCTCTTCGAGGCAGACCTCGTCGCGATCGAGGCGCAGCAGCCCGACCTGATCGTCATCGGCGGCCGCTCGGCGGGCCTCTTCGAGGACCTCAACGAGATCGCTCCGACGGTCGACCTCAGCATCGCGGGGTCCTTCGAGGAGACTCTCGAGCGCAACACGACCTTCCTCGGCGAGGTGCTGGGCGCCGAGGACGAGGCCGCCGAGGCCCTCGCCCAGCTCGAAGACGGCATCGCCGAGGCCCGGGCCGTCACGGTCGACGCCGGCACTGGCCTGGGACTGATGGTCTCCGGCGGCCGGCTCAACGCGATGGCGCCGTCCGAGGGCGACGCCACCGGACGCAACGCCCGCGGCGGACTCATCTACGACGTCTTCGGCGTCGAGCCGGTCGTCGAGGACGTCAAGGGCGCCACGCACGGCGAGCCGGTGTCGTTCGAGTTCCTGCTCGAGCACAACCCCGACTACCTCTGGGTCGTCGACCGCGACGCCGCGACCGCCGCCGAGGGCGCTCAGGCCGCCGCGACCGTGCTCGACAATGACATCGTCAACCAGACCACGGCCTTCCAGAACGACCAGATCGTCTACCTCGACCCCACCGCCTGGTACATCGTCTTCGGTGGCATCCAGACGACTCAGATCATGATCGACGACGTGCTGCAGATCGCCGAGTGA
- a CDS encoding siderophore-interacting protein — MTTSTPVSSFRLGRQRLDLRFRTARLAARTWITPTYVRIRLEGADLIGFDSPGSDDHIRVFFPDVAPTSAEELRAAPNRELTPLAWEPDGGWLELEFAVHDGGVAAQWAAHAPIGAVAGVGGPRGSMMIEGRPDAWFLAGDETAVPAMRRFARTMDAAAAGRIMVEVVDAEHELPIDAPPGVVVEQLHRGTTPAGSALTERLEALGTDDRPLGDVFAFVAAEQAIVRPARALLQERWALPSDTFVAKGYWKRGESEYHAPH; from the coding sequence ATGACGACGTCGACTCCGGTGAGCTCTTTCCGCCTAGGACGCCAGCGCCTCGACCTGCGGTTCCGCACGGCGCGACTGGCCGCGCGGACGTGGATCACGCCCACCTACGTGCGGATTCGGCTGGAGGGCGCCGATCTGATCGGATTCGACTCGCCGGGTTCGGACGACCACATCCGGGTGTTCTTCCCCGACGTCGCTCCCACCTCGGCGGAGGAGCTGCGCGCGGCCCCGAATCGCGAGTTGACGCCGCTGGCGTGGGAGCCCGACGGCGGCTGGCTGGAGCTGGAGTTCGCCGTTCACGACGGCGGTGTCGCGGCGCAGTGGGCGGCACACGCTCCCATCGGCGCCGTCGCCGGCGTGGGCGGCCCGCGCGGCTCGATGATGATCGAGGGCAGGCCCGATGCCTGGTTCCTCGCCGGAGACGAGACGGCGGTGCCGGCGATGCGCCGGTTCGCGCGCACCATGGACGCCGCCGCCGCCGGCCGCATCATGGTGGAGGTCGTCGACGCCGAGCACGAGCTGCCGATCGACGCTCCCCCGGGAGTGGTGGTGGAGCAGCTGCACCGGGGAACGACCCCCGCCGGCAGCGCGCTGACCGAACGCCTGGAGGCCCTCGGCACCGACGACCGCCCGCTCGGCGACGTCTTCGCGTTCGTCGCGGCGGAACAGGCGATCGTCAGACCTGCCCGCGCCCTGCTGCAGGAGCGGTGGGCGCTGCCCTCCGACACCTTCGTGGCGAAGGGGTACTGGAAGCGCGGCGAGAGCGAGTACCACGCGCCGCACTGA
- a CDS encoding phospholipase — translation MPSAPTSALSRRALRVARRRRVRARITATLAVASGIALGGVLTSGAAAVAAELPIVDAAVAPTLQEVADDAQATVDAAHAALAAADALTAEVAQSGLEVEGVVEVDTDELHTALEELDDAEGVQLLREMEAVEVIDDHVDDVTTETADLRARFDLARQQKAEAEAAAAAAQAEAEAAAALAAANTPDGARATAAHLAATQYGWGSDQFQCLNSLWQKESDWNYQAVNPSSGATGIPQSLPGDKMAAAGPDWQTNATTQIRWGLDYIARAYGTPCTAWAHSQATDWY, via the coding sequence ATGCCTTCAGCCCCCACATCAGCCCTGTCGCGCCGCGCCCTGCGCGTCGCGCGCCGCCGTCGCGTCCGCGCCCGCATCACCGCGACCCTGGCGGTGGCCTCCGGCATCGCCCTCGGGGGTGTGCTGACCTCCGGCGCGGCCGCCGTCGCCGCAGAGCTGCCGATCGTCGACGCCGCGGTCGCCCCCACCCTGCAGGAGGTGGCCGACGACGCGCAGGCGACGGTGGATGCCGCGCACGCGGCGCTGGCCGCCGCCGACGCGCTCACCGCAGAGGTGGCGCAGTCGGGGCTGGAGGTCGAGGGTGTCGTCGAGGTCGACACGGACGAACTGCACACGGCGCTCGAGGAACTCGACGACGCTGAGGGCGTGCAGCTGCTGCGGGAGATGGAGGCGGTGGAGGTCATCGACGACCACGTCGATGACGTGACCACCGAGACCGCCGACCTGCGTGCCCGGTTCGACCTCGCCCGGCAGCAGAAGGCCGAGGCCGAGGCGGCAGCAGCGGCGGCACAGGCCGAGGCGGAGGCTGCGGCCGCGCTCGCCGCGGCCAACACGCCCGACGGCGCCCGGGCGACCGCCGCGCACCTCGCAGCGACGCAGTATGGCTGGGGAAGCGACCAGTTCCAGTGCCTGAACTCGCTCTGGCAGAAGGAGTCGGACTGGAACTACCAGGCCGTCAATCCCTCCAGTGGCGCCACCGGCATTCCGCAGTCCCTGCCCGGGGACAAGATGGCCGCGGCCGGCCCGGATTGGCAGACGAACGCCACCACGCAGATCCGGTGGGGGCTGGACTACATCGCCCGTGCGTACGGCACGCCCTGCACGGCGTGGGCGCACTCGCAGGCGACCGACTGGTACTGA
- a CDS encoding SDR family oxidoreductase encodes MRIAVAGGTGTAGRRVVEVARSRGHDVAIATRGAGADATTGDGLREALQGVDVVIDTLNVTTLDARTSEEFFRASTGRLLAAEGAVGVGHHVALSIVNCDRAPHGYYAGKVAQEALITAGAVPWTILRTTQFHDFAAQMFASARIGPLHLAPRMRTQPVSLDDVAARLVDLAEAPPAGWARDLAGPQEESLVAMVRGYARATGHHGPLPAFPLPGPLGRAQRDGTLLPGPDADRGTVTFAQWLATQ; translated from the coding sequence GTGAGGATCGCCGTCGCGGGCGGCACGGGCACCGCCGGCCGCCGCGTGGTGGAGGTGGCCCGCTCCCGTGGCCACGACGTCGCGATCGCGACGCGCGGCGCCGGAGCCGACGCGACGACCGGCGATGGGCTGCGCGAGGCGCTCCAGGGCGTCGACGTCGTCATCGACACCCTCAACGTCACCACCCTCGATGCGCGGACGAGCGAGGAGTTCTTCCGCGCCAGCACCGGCCGCCTGCTCGCCGCGGAGGGCGCGGTCGGGGTCGGCCACCACGTGGCGCTGTCCATCGTCAACTGCGATCGGGCGCCGCACGGCTACTACGCCGGCAAGGTCGCGCAGGAGGCGCTCATCACCGCCGGCGCGGTGCCGTGGACGATCCTGCGGACGACGCAGTTCCACGACTTCGCCGCGCAGATGTTCGCGTCGGCGCGCATCGGTCCCCTGCACCTGGCACCCCGGATGCGCACCCAGCCGGTCTCGCTCGACGACGTCGCCGCGCGGCTGGTCGACCTCGCCGAGGCACCGCCCGCAGGGTGGGCGCGGGACCTCGCCGGACCGCAGGAGGAGTCACTGGTGGCGATGGTCCGCGGCTACGCGCGGGCGACGGGCCACCACGGCCCGCTCCCTGCCTTTCCGCTCCCGGGGCCGCTCGGCCGCGCGCAGCGCGACGGCACGCTGCTGCCGGGGCCCGACGCCGACCGCGGCACCGTCACCTTCGCGCAGTGGCTCGCGACGCAGTGA